In Chelonia mydas isolate rCheMyd1 chromosome 20, rCheMyd1.pri.v2, whole genome shotgun sequence, a single genomic region encodes these proteins:
- the HIGD1C gene encoding HIG1 domain family member 1C, which translates to MSSDDHWSAEEEDGQVSKLTRKARDSPFVPVGMAGFVAVVGYGLYKLKHRGDQKMSVHLIHMRVAAQGFVVGAITIGVLFSMYKDYVKPQFKNGAKK; encoded by the exons ATGTCTTCTGATGATCACTGGTCTGCAGAGGAAGAGGACGGTCAAGTATCTAAACTGACACGGAAAGCCAGAGACTCTCCATTTGTTCCTGTAG GGATGGCAGGCTTTGTTGCTGTCGTGGGCTATGGTCTCTACAAGCTAAAACACAGAGGAGATCAGAAAATGTCAGTCCATCTCATTCACATGAGAGTTGCAGCACAAGGCTTTGTCGTAGGAGCAATAACAATAG GTGTTCTCTTCTCTATGTATAAGGATTACGTTAAACCTCAGTTCAAGAATGGGGCCAAAAAGTGA